One window of the Anomalospiza imberbis isolate Cuckoo-Finch-1a 21T00152 chromosome 12, ASM3175350v1, whole genome shotgun sequence genome contains the following:
- the ZFPM1 gene encoding zinc finger protein ZFPM1 isoform X1, with translation MSRRKQSNPRQIKRSLAAMEEGEDAPVGDKSPSERDGATSDCEGSAERDTSSPPGSEESRDSLESPKEPEKPDPGENPREPDTWNGPDELDLEVQDGQRRVRTRRNLPEGFSWGPFPGSIHSEPASPGHGDTTPPLTLVLGDESCWLSLLPLVPGEPDANAVIYRKDEALWCRTTRALREDEPLSAFVVAEPPAVPSHGVKAEPGESPYPAALHSDIQLLPQQAGMAAILATAVVNKDVFPCKDCGIWYRSERNLQAHLMYYCASRQSAGAGSPALDEKPKETYPNERVCPFPQCKKSCPSASSLEIHMRSHSGERPFVCLICLSAFTTKANCERHLKVHTDTLNGVCHSCGFISTTRDILYSHLVTNHMICQPGSKGEVFSPGSALPAAKPLAPGLSQPNNASLRKCSLGAFLPDALPALPQHVVLPGPDTAPVPAPPASPTDPRAGKLSPPAQPQNGEGPSSASSSSSSSSTSGEPVRIKEEPAGSPASEAEAPRSGEGAGSPEAGSRTSSPRSLSSAKVKSELASPTPGSSPVPSEPGTGTAGGTVFLPQYVFGHEATVVPQASEILAKMSELVHSRLKQGHGGAVPPAIYTGTPVPKGATCFECEITFNNINNYYVHKRLYCSSRHLAEDSPPGARKLKAPPGAPKAPLAPGTLLSPPAGNGQALAAGDGDAGRDATPPGTAPEGKAEEGGTKAGSPEAEGGSGRCSEDSQSPGSSAGDEGDEDPSKTLCEACNIRFSRHETYVVHKRFYCASRHDPPLRRPAAPKVPFLPQPLRTRKRRKLYEIHGAARRPAEPPPAPEPPPAEPPAAEPRASPDAEGPIDLSKKPRWQSEPAPAPAPAPLLPLADYHECTACRISFHSLDAYLAHKKYQCPATPLQPRTLEHLQKMKGAMAAPLKGRRSPGSPGEGDPEGGVRLRAAPAGSPGIPYPGADSLQRHPKGSLPPPGAKGPLAACPYCPLNGAIKGDLLEHFRNAHGLFVAKPPAGPGPGLPDALAPGASRTPEPPLPAASPPRPPGPRLRRDSLTAREGRDSPRPPGSPRPPASPGAPEALREAARKPPTPPAYTDRGVQTPTAKAVPGPVPNGNHRYCRLCNIKFSSLSTFIAHKKYYCSSHAAEHVK, from the exons AGTCCAGAGACTCTCTGGAGAGTCCGAAGGAGCCGGAGAAGCCGGATCCTGGAGAGAACCCCCGGGAGCCAGACACCTGGAATGGGCCAG ATGAGCTGGATCTGGAGGTGCAGGATGGGCAGAGACGGGTCCGGACCCGCCGGAACCTCCCCGAGGGCTTCTCCTGGGGCCCCTTCCCGGGCAGCATCCACAGCGAGCCAGCATCACCGGGGCACGGTGACACG accccccccctGACGCTGGTGCTGGGGGACgagagctgctggctgtccctcctgcccctcGTGCCCGGAGAGCCCGATGCCAATGCCGTCATCTACAGGAAGG ACGAAGCCCTGTGGTGCCGCACGACGCGCGCGCTGCGGGAGGACGAGCCCCTGAGCGCCTTCGTGGTGGCAGAGCcaccagctgtccccagccacGGGGTGAAAGCGGAGCCCGGCGAGTCCCCGTACCCGGCGGCACTGCACTCGGAcatccagctgctgccacagcaggcTGGCATGGCCGCCATCCTGGCCACCGCCGTGGTCAACA AGGACGTGTTCCCCTGCAAGGACTGCGGGATCTGGTACCGCAGCGAGCGCAACCTCCAGGCCCACCTGATGTACTACTGTGCCAGCCGGCAGAGCGCCGGCGCCGGCTCCCCGGCCCTGGACGAGAAGCCCAAGGAGACGTATCCCAACGAGAGGGTCTGCCCCTTCCCACAGTGCAAGAAgagctgtcccagtgccagctccCTGGAGATCCACATGCGGAGCCATAGCG GAGAGCGGCCGTTCGTCTGCCTGATCTGTCTGTCCGCCTTCACCACCAAGGCCAACTGTGAGCGGCACCTGAAGGTGCACACGGACACCCTGAACG gtgtcTGCCACAGCTGTGGCTTCATCTCCACCACGAGGGACATCCTGTACAGCCACCTGGTCACCAACCACATGATCTGCCAGCCAGGCTCCAAGGGTGAGGTGTTCTCACCTGGATCAGCCCTTCCTGCTGCCAAACCCCTCGCTCCTG ggctgagccagCCGAACAACGCATCCCTGCGGAAGTGCAGCCTGGGCGCGTTCCTGCCCGATGCGCTGCCGGCCCTGCCGCAGCACGTGGTGCTGCCCGGCCCCGACACCGCACCGGTACCGGCGCCGCCCGCCTCGCCCACCGACCCCAGGGCTGGCAAACTCtcgcccccagcccagccacagAACGGGGAAGGGCCTTCAtcagcatcctcctcctcttcctcctcctccacatcCGGCGAGCCCGTGCGCATCAAGGAGGAGCCGGCCGGCAGCCCGGCCAGCGAGGCGGAGGCGCCGAGGAGCGGGGAGGGGGCCGGCAGCCCCGAAGCCGGCTCCCGGACCTCGTCCCCCCGCAGCCTGTCCTCGGCCAAGGTCAAGTCGGAACTCGCCAGCCCCACGCCGGGCTCCAGCCCCGTGCCCAGCGAGCCGGGGACGGGCACGGCCGGCGGCACCGTCTTCCTCCCGCAGTACGTATTCGGCCACGAGGCCACGGTGGTGCCGCAGGCGTCGGAGATCCTGGCGAAGATGTCGGAGCTGGTGCACAGCCGGCTGAAGCAGGGCCACGGGGGCGCGGTGCCGCCCGCCATCTACACGGGCACGCCGGTGCCCAAGGGGGCCACCTGCTTCGAGTGCGAGATCACCTTCAACAACATCAACAACTACTACGTGCACAAGCGCCTGTACTGCTCCAGCCGGCACCTGGCCGAGGACAGCCCTCCCGGGGCACGCAAGCTCAAAGCCCCCCCCGGGGCGCCCAAGGCTCCCCTCGCCCCGGGGACGCTGCTGTCCCCTCCGGCGGGCAacgggcaggccctggcagcgGGGGACGGGGACGCCGGCCGCGACGCCACCCCGCCGGGCACCGCACCGGAGGGCAAGGCTGAAGAGGGGGGCACCAAAGCGGGGTCCCCCGAGGCGGAGGGAGGGTCGGGGCGGTGCAGCGAGGACAGCCAGAGCCCGGGCAGCTCGGCGGGGGACGAGGGGGACGAGGACCCCAGCAAGACGCTGTGCGAGGCGTGCAACATCCGCTTCAGCCGCCACGAGACCTACGTGGTGCACAAGCGCTTCTACTGCGCCTCTCGGCACGACCCCCCCCtgcgccgccccgccgcccccaaAGTGCCCTTCCTGCCGCAGCCGCTGCGCACCCGCAAGCGCCGCAAGCTCTACGAGATCCACGGCGCCGCTCgccgccccgccgagcccccgcCGGCCCCGGAGCCCCCGCCCGCTGAGCCGCCCGCCGCCGAGCCCCGCGCCAGCCCCGACGCCGAGGGTCCCATCGACCTGAGCAAGAAGCCGCGGTGGCAAAGCGagccggcaccggcaccggcaccggccccgctgctgcccctGGCCGACTACCACGAGTGCACCGCGTGCCGCATCAGCTTCCACAGCCTGGACGCGTACCTGGCGCACAAGAAGTACCAGTGCCCGGCCACGCCGCTGCAGCCCCGCACCCTGGAGCACCTGCAGAAGATGAAGGGGGCCATGGCCGCCCCCCTCAAGGGCCggcgcagccccggcagccccggcGAGGGGGACCCCGAAGGAGGGGTGCGGCTGagggcggccccggcggggagCCCCGGCATCCCCTACCCCGGGGCGGACTCGCTGCAGCGTCACCCCAAGGGTTCCCTGCCACCGCCGGGGGCCAAGGGTCCCCTCGCCGCCTGTCCCTACTGTCCCCTCAACGGGGCCATCAAGGGCGACCTCCTCGAGCACTTCCGAAACGCCCACGGGCTCTTCGTGGCCAAGCCGccggcggggcccgggccggggctcccggACGCGCTGGCCCCCGGTGCCAGCAGGACGCCCGAGCCCCCGCTGCCCGCGGCGTCCCCTCCtcgcccgcccggcccccgccTCCGCCGGGACAGTCTGACCGCCAGGGAGGGCCGGGacagcccccggccccccggctccccccggccccccgcctCGCCCGGAGCCCCCGAGGCACTGCGGGAAGCCGCCCGCAAGCCCCCCACGCCCCCCGCCTACACGGACAGGGGGGTGCAGACCCCCACGGCCAAGGCTGTGCCCGGCCCGGTGCCCAACGGCAACCACAGGTACTGTCGCCTCTGCAACATCAAGTTCAGCAGCCTGTCCACCTTCATCGCCCACAAGAAGTATTACTGCTCCTCCCACGCCGCCGAGCACGTCAAgtaa
- the ZFPM1 gene encoding zinc finger protein ZFPM1 isoform X2 yields the protein MEEGEDAPVGDKSPSERDGATSDCEGSAERDTSSPPGSEESRDSLESPKEPEKPDPGENPREPDTWNGPDELDLEVQDGQRRVRTRRNLPEGFSWGPFPGSIHSEPASPGHGDTTPPLTLVLGDESCWLSLLPLVPGEPDANAVIYRKDEALWCRTTRALREDEPLSAFVVAEPPAVPSHGVKAEPGESPYPAALHSDIQLLPQQAGMAAILATAVVNKDVFPCKDCGIWYRSERNLQAHLMYYCASRQSAGAGSPALDEKPKETYPNERVCPFPQCKKSCPSASSLEIHMRSHSGERPFVCLICLSAFTTKANCERHLKVHTDTLNGVCHSCGFISTTRDILYSHLVTNHMICQPGSKGEVFSPGSALPAAKPLAPGLSQPNNASLRKCSLGAFLPDALPALPQHVVLPGPDTAPVPAPPASPTDPRAGKLSPPAQPQNGEGPSSASSSSSSSSTSGEPVRIKEEPAGSPASEAEAPRSGEGAGSPEAGSRTSSPRSLSSAKVKSELASPTPGSSPVPSEPGTGTAGGTVFLPQYVFGHEATVVPQASEILAKMSELVHSRLKQGHGGAVPPAIYTGTPVPKGATCFECEITFNNINNYYVHKRLYCSSRHLAEDSPPGARKLKAPPGAPKAPLAPGTLLSPPAGNGQALAAGDGDAGRDATPPGTAPEGKAEEGGTKAGSPEAEGGSGRCSEDSQSPGSSAGDEGDEDPSKTLCEACNIRFSRHETYVVHKRFYCASRHDPPLRRPAAPKVPFLPQPLRTRKRRKLYEIHGAARRPAEPPPAPEPPPAEPPAAEPRASPDAEGPIDLSKKPRWQSEPAPAPAPAPLLPLADYHECTACRISFHSLDAYLAHKKYQCPATPLQPRTLEHLQKMKGAMAAPLKGRRSPGSPGEGDPEGGVRLRAAPAGSPGIPYPGADSLQRHPKGSLPPPGAKGPLAACPYCPLNGAIKGDLLEHFRNAHGLFVAKPPAGPGPGLPDALAPGASRTPEPPLPAASPPRPPGPRLRRDSLTAREGRDSPRPPGSPRPPASPGAPEALREAARKPPTPPAYTDRGVQTPTAKAVPGPVPNGNHRYCRLCNIKFSSLSTFIAHKKYYCSSHAAEHVK from the exons AGTCCAGAGACTCTCTGGAGAGTCCGAAGGAGCCGGAGAAGCCGGATCCTGGAGAGAACCCCCGGGAGCCAGACACCTGGAATGGGCCAG ATGAGCTGGATCTGGAGGTGCAGGATGGGCAGAGACGGGTCCGGACCCGCCGGAACCTCCCCGAGGGCTTCTCCTGGGGCCCCTTCCCGGGCAGCATCCACAGCGAGCCAGCATCACCGGGGCACGGTGACACG accccccccctGACGCTGGTGCTGGGGGACgagagctgctggctgtccctcctgcccctcGTGCCCGGAGAGCCCGATGCCAATGCCGTCATCTACAGGAAGG ACGAAGCCCTGTGGTGCCGCACGACGCGCGCGCTGCGGGAGGACGAGCCCCTGAGCGCCTTCGTGGTGGCAGAGCcaccagctgtccccagccacGGGGTGAAAGCGGAGCCCGGCGAGTCCCCGTACCCGGCGGCACTGCACTCGGAcatccagctgctgccacagcaggcTGGCATGGCCGCCATCCTGGCCACCGCCGTGGTCAACA AGGACGTGTTCCCCTGCAAGGACTGCGGGATCTGGTACCGCAGCGAGCGCAACCTCCAGGCCCACCTGATGTACTACTGTGCCAGCCGGCAGAGCGCCGGCGCCGGCTCCCCGGCCCTGGACGAGAAGCCCAAGGAGACGTATCCCAACGAGAGGGTCTGCCCCTTCCCACAGTGCAAGAAgagctgtcccagtgccagctccCTGGAGATCCACATGCGGAGCCATAGCG GAGAGCGGCCGTTCGTCTGCCTGATCTGTCTGTCCGCCTTCACCACCAAGGCCAACTGTGAGCGGCACCTGAAGGTGCACACGGACACCCTGAACG gtgtcTGCCACAGCTGTGGCTTCATCTCCACCACGAGGGACATCCTGTACAGCCACCTGGTCACCAACCACATGATCTGCCAGCCAGGCTCCAAGGGTGAGGTGTTCTCACCTGGATCAGCCCTTCCTGCTGCCAAACCCCTCGCTCCTG ggctgagccagCCGAACAACGCATCCCTGCGGAAGTGCAGCCTGGGCGCGTTCCTGCCCGATGCGCTGCCGGCCCTGCCGCAGCACGTGGTGCTGCCCGGCCCCGACACCGCACCGGTACCGGCGCCGCCCGCCTCGCCCACCGACCCCAGGGCTGGCAAACTCtcgcccccagcccagccacagAACGGGGAAGGGCCTTCAtcagcatcctcctcctcttcctcctcctccacatcCGGCGAGCCCGTGCGCATCAAGGAGGAGCCGGCCGGCAGCCCGGCCAGCGAGGCGGAGGCGCCGAGGAGCGGGGAGGGGGCCGGCAGCCCCGAAGCCGGCTCCCGGACCTCGTCCCCCCGCAGCCTGTCCTCGGCCAAGGTCAAGTCGGAACTCGCCAGCCCCACGCCGGGCTCCAGCCCCGTGCCCAGCGAGCCGGGGACGGGCACGGCCGGCGGCACCGTCTTCCTCCCGCAGTACGTATTCGGCCACGAGGCCACGGTGGTGCCGCAGGCGTCGGAGATCCTGGCGAAGATGTCGGAGCTGGTGCACAGCCGGCTGAAGCAGGGCCACGGGGGCGCGGTGCCGCCCGCCATCTACACGGGCACGCCGGTGCCCAAGGGGGCCACCTGCTTCGAGTGCGAGATCACCTTCAACAACATCAACAACTACTACGTGCACAAGCGCCTGTACTGCTCCAGCCGGCACCTGGCCGAGGACAGCCCTCCCGGGGCACGCAAGCTCAAAGCCCCCCCCGGGGCGCCCAAGGCTCCCCTCGCCCCGGGGACGCTGCTGTCCCCTCCGGCGGGCAacgggcaggccctggcagcgGGGGACGGGGACGCCGGCCGCGACGCCACCCCGCCGGGCACCGCACCGGAGGGCAAGGCTGAAGAGGGGGGCACCAAAGCGGGGTCCCCCGAGGCGGAGGGAGGGTCGGGGCGGTGCAGCGAGGACAGCCAGAGCCCGGGCAGCTCGGCGGGGGACGAGGGGGACGAGGACCCCAGCAAGACGCTGTGCGAGGCGTGCAACATCCGCTTCAGCCGCCACGAGACCTACGTGGTGCACAAGCGCTTCTACTGCGCCTCTCGGCACGACCCCCCCCtgcgccgccccgccgcccccaaAGTGCCCTTCCTGCCGCAGCCGCTGCGCACCCGCAAGCGCCGCAAGCTCTACGAGATCCACGGCGCCGCTCgccgccccgccgagcccccgcCGGCCCCGGAGCCCCCGCCCGCTGAGCCGCCCGCCGCCGAGCCCCGCGCCAGCCCCGACGCCGAGGGTCCCATCGACCTGAGCAAGAAGCCGCGGTGGCAAAGCGagccggcaccggcaccggcaccggccccgctgctgcccctGGCCGACTACCACGAGTGCACCGCGTGCCGCATCAGCTTCCACAGCCTGGACGCGTACCTGGCGCACAAGAAGTACCAGTGCCCGGCCACGCCGCTGCAGCCCCGCACCCTGGAGCACCTGCAGAAGATGAAGGGGGCCATGGCCGCCCCCCTCAAGGGCCggcgcagccccggcagccccggcGAGGGGGACCCCGAAGGAGGGGTGCGGCTGagggcggccccggcggggagCCCCGGCATCCCCTACCCCGGGGCGGACTCGCTGCAGCGTCACCCCAAGGGTTCCCTGCCACCGCCGGGGGCCAAGGGTCCCCTCGCCGCCTGTCCCTACTGTCCCCTCAACGGGGCCATCAAGGGCGACCTCCTCGAGCACTTCCGAAACGCCCACGGGCTCTTCGTGGCCAAGCCGccggcggggcccgggccggggctcccggACGCGCTGGCCCCCGGTGCCAGCAGGACGCCCGAGCCCCCGCTGCCCGCGGCGTCCCCTCCtcgcccgcccggcccccgccTCCGCCGGGACAGTCTGACCGCCAGGGAGGGCCGGGacagcccccggccccccggctccccccggccccccgcctCGCCCGGAGCCCCCGAGGCACTGCGGGAAGCCGCCCGCAAGCCCCCCACGCCCCCCGCCTACACGGACAGGGGGGTGCAGACCCCCACGGCCAAGGCTGTGCCCGGCCCGGTGCCCAACGGCAACCACAGGTACTGTCGCCTCTGCAACATCAAGTTCAGCAGCCTGTCCACCTTCATCGCCCACAAGAAGTATTACTGCTCCTCCCACGCCGCCGAGCACGTCAAgtaa
- the ZFPM1 gene encoding zinc finger protein ZFPM1 isoform X3 gives MSRRKQSNPRQIKRSLAAMEEGEDAPVGDKSPSERDGATSDCEGSAERDTSSPPGSEDELDLEVQDGQRRVRTRRNLPEGFSWGPFPGSIHSEPASPGHGDTTPPLTLVLGDESCWLSLLPLVPGEPDANAVIYRKDEALWCRTTRALREDEPLSAFVVAEPPAVPSHGVKAEPGESPYPAALHSDIQLLPQQAGMAAILATAVVNKDVFPCKDCGIWYRSERNLQAHLMYYCASRQSAGAGSPALDEKPKETYPNERVCPFPQCKKSCPSASSLEIHMRSHSGERPFVCLICLSAFTTKANCERHLKVHTDTLNGVCHSCGFISTTRDILYSHLVTNHMICQPGSKGEVFSPGSALPAAKPLAPGLSQPNNASLRKCSLGAFLPDALPALPQHVVLPGPDTAPVPAPPASPTDPRAGKLSPPAQPQNGEGPSSASSSSSSSSTSGEPVRIKEEPAGSPASEAEAPRSGEGAGSPEAGSRTSSPRSLSSAKVKSELASPTPGSSPVPSEPGTGTAGGTVFLPQYVFGHEATVVPQASEILAKMSELVHSRLKQGHGGAVPPAIYTGTPVPKGATCFECEITFNNINNYYVHKRLYCSSRHLAEDSPPGARKLKAPPGAPKAPLAPGTLLSPPAGNGQALAAGDGDAGRDATPPGTAPEGKAEEGGTKAGSPEAEGGSGRCSEDSQSPGSSAGDEGDEDPSKTLCEACNIRFSRHETYVVHKRFYCASRHDPPLRRPAAPKVPFLPQPLRTRKRRKLYEIHGAARRPAEPPPAPEPPPAEPPAAEPRASPDAEGPIDLSKKPRWQSEPAPAPAPAPLLPLADYHECTACRISFHSLDAYLAHKKYQCPATPLQPRTLEHLQKMKGAMAAPLKGRRSPGSPGEGDPEGGVRLRAAPAGSPGIPYPGADSLQRHPKGSLPPPGAKGPLAACPYCPLNGAIKGDLLEHFRNAHGLFVAKPPAGPGPGLPDALAPGASRTPEPPLPAASPPRPPGPRLRRDSLTAREGRDSPRPPGSPRPPASPGAPEALREAARKPPTPPAYTDRGVQTPTAKAVPGPVPNGNHRYCRLCNIKFSSLSTFIAHKKYYCSSHAAEHVK, from the exons ATGAGCTGGATCTGGAGGTGCAGGATGGGCAGAGACGGGTCCGGACCCGCCGGAACCTCCCCGAGGGCTTCTCCTGGGGCCCCTTCCCGGGCAGCATCCACAGCGAGCCAGCATCACCGGGGCACGGTGACACG accccccccctGACGCTGGTGCTGGGGGACgagagctgctggctgtccctcctgcccctcGTGCCCGGAGAGCCCGATGCCAATGCCGTCATCTACAGGAAGG ACGAAGCCCTGTGGTGCCGCACGACGCGCGCGCTGCGGGAGGACGAGCCCCTGAGCGCCTTCGTGGTGGCAGAGCcaccagctgtccccagccacGGGGTGAAAGCGGAGCCCGGCGAGTCCCCGTACCCGGCGGCACTGCACTCGGAcatccagctgctgccacagcaggcTGGCATGGCCGCCATCCTGGCCACCGCCGTGGTCAACA AGGACGTGTTCCCCTGCAAGGACTGCGGGATCTGGTACCGCAGCGAGCGCAACCTCCAGGCCCACCTGATGTACTACTGTGCCAGCCGGCAGAGCGCCGGCGCCGGCTCCCCGGCCCTGGACGAGAAGCCCAAGGAGACGTATCCCAACGAGAGGGTCTGCCCCTTCCCACAGTGCAAGAAgagctgtcccagtgccagctccCTGGAGATCCACATGCGGAGCCATAGCG GAGAGCGGCCGTTCGTCTGCCTGATCTGTCTGTCCGCCTTCACCACCAAGGCCAACTGTGAGCGGCACCTGAAGGTGCACACGGACACCCTGAACG gtgtcTGCCACAGCTGTGGCTTCATCTCCACCACGAGGGACATCCTGTACAGCCACCTGGTCACCAACCACATGATCTGCCAGCCAGGCTCCAAGGGTGAGGTGTTCTCACCTGGATCAGCCCTTCCTGCTGCCAAACCCCTCGCTCCTG ggctgagccagCCGAACAACGCATCCCTGCGGAAGTGCAGCCTGGGCGCGTTCCTGCCCGATGCGCTGCCGGCCCTGCCGCAGCACGTGGTGCTGCCCGGCCCCGACACCGCACCGGTACCGGCGCCGCCCGCCTCGCCCACCGACCCCAGGGCTGGCAAACTCtcgcccccagcccagccacagAACGGGGAAGGGCCTTCAtcagcatcctcctcctcttcctcctcctccacatcCGGCGAGCCCGTGCGCATCAAGGAGGAGCCGGCCGGCAGCCCGGCCAGCGAGGCGGAGGCGCCGAGGAGCGGGGAGGGGGCCGGCAGCCCCGAAGCCGGCTCCCGGACCTCGTCCCCCCGCAGCCTGTCCTCGGCCAAGGTCAAGTCGGAACTCGCCAGCCCCACGCCGGGCTCCAGCCCCGTGCCCAGCGAGCCGGGGACGGGCACGGCCGGCGGCACCGTCTTCCTCCCGCAGTACGTATTCGGCCACGAGGCCACGGTGGTGCCGCAGGCGTCGGAGATCCTGGCGAAGATGTCGGAGCTGGTGCACAGCCGGCTGAAGCAGGGCCACGGGGGCGCGGTGCCGCCCGCCATCTACACGGGCACGCCGGTGCCCAAGGGGGCCACCTGCTTCGAGTGCGAGATCACCTTCAACAACATCAACAACTACTACGTGCACAAGCGCCTGTACTGCTCCAGCCGGCACCTGGCCGAGGACAGCCCTCCCGGGGCACGCAAGCTCAAAGCCCCCCCCGGGGCGCCCAAGGCTCCCCTCGCCCCGGGGACGCTGCTGTCCCCTCCGGCGGGCAacgggcaggccctggcagcgGGGGACGGGGACGCCGGCCGCGACGCCACCCCGCCGGGCACCGCACCGGAGGGCAAGGCTGAAGAGGGGGGCACCAAAGCGGGGTCCCCCGAGGCGGAGGGAGGGTCGGGGCGGTGCAGCGAGGACAGCCAGAGCCCGGGCAGCTCGGCGGGGGACGAGGGGGACGAGGACCCCAGCAAGACGCTGTGCGAGGCGTGCAACATCCGCTTCAGCCGCCACGAGACCTACGTGGTGCACAAGCGCTTCTACTGCGCCTCTCGGCACGACCCCCCCCtgcgccgccccgccgcccccaaAGTGCCCTTCCTGCCGCAGCCGCTGCGCACCCGCAAGCGCCGCAAGCTCTACGAGATCCACGGCGCCGCTCgccgccccgccgagcccccgcCGGCCCCGGAGCCCCCGCCCGCTGAGCCGCCCGCCGCCGAGCCCCGCGCCAGCCCCGACGCCGAGGGTCCCATCGACCTGAGCAAGAAGCCGCGGTGGCAAAGCGagccggcaccggcaccggcaccggccccgctgctgcccctGGCCGACTACCACGAGTGCACCGCGTGCCGCATCAGCTTCCACAGCCTGGACGCGTACCTGGCGCACAAGAAGTACCAGTGCCCGGCCACGCCGCTGCAGCCCCGCACCCTGGAGCACCTGCAGAAGATGAAGGGGGCCATGGCCGCCCCCCTCAAGGGCCggcgcagccccggcagccccggcGAGGGGGACCCCGAAGGAGGGGTGCGGCTGagggcggccccggcggggagCCCCGGCATCCCCTACCCCGGGGCGGACTCGCTGCAGCGTCACCCCAAGGGTTCCCTGCCACCGCCGGGGGCCAAGGGTCCCCTCGCCGCCTGTCCCTACTGTCCCCTCAACGGGGCCATCAAGGGCGACCTCCTCGAGCACTTCCGAAACGCCCACGGGCTCTTCGTGGCCAAGCCGccggcggggcccgggccggggctcccggACGCGCTGGCCCCCGGTGCCAGCAGGACGCCCGAGCCCCCGCTGCCCGCGGCGTCCCCTCCtcgcccgcccggcccccgccTCCGCCGGGACAGTCTGACCGCCAGGGAGGGCCGGGacagcccccggccccccggctccccccggccccccgcctCGCCCGGAGCCCCCGAGGCACTGCGGGAAGCCGCCCGCAAGCCCCCCACGCCCCCCGCCTACACGGACAGGGGGGTGCAGACCCCCACGGCCAAGGCTGTGCCCGGCCCGGTGCCCAACGGCAACCACAGGTACTGTCGCCTCTGCAACATCAAGTTCAGCAGCCTGTCCACCTTCATCGCCCACAAGAAGTATTACTGCTCCTCCCACGCCGCCGAGCACGTCAAgtaa